A region from the Bacillus sp. (in: firmicutes) genome encodes:
- the rpmC gene encoding 50S ribosomal protein L29 — protein sequence MKANQIRDLTTAEVEQKVKSLKEELFNLRFQLATGQLENTTRIREVRKAIARMKTIIRERELGVNNR from the coding sequence ATGAAGGCTAATCAAATCCGTGATTTAACCACTGCCGAAGTTGAACAAAAAGTTAAATCTTTAAAAGAAGAATTATTTAACCTTCGATTCCAGCTTGCGACTGGTCAATTAGAAAACACTACTCGTATTCGTGAGGTTCGCAAGGCGATTGCTCGCATGAAGACGATTATTCGTGAAAGAGAACTTGGTGTTAACAATCGATAA